Genomic segment of Bifidobacterium lemurum:
GCCCTTCACCGCGCCGCCTCCGGCCCTGCGATTATGAACCGCCTCCGGCGGACTCAACATCACCTTCGCCGACCCTGCCGGGCCGGCTCAGGCGGAAGCCTGTGGGCGCCCCACCGGGGCGCCCACCAAGGGTTGGCGACGCCAGTCGTCAGCCCTTCACCGCTCCCGCCATCACCCCGCTGACGATGTGCTTTTGGCAGATGAGGTAGAAGATGATGATGGGGATGATCGCCAGGACCAGGCAGGCCATCATGGCGCCCATGTCGACCGAGCCGTAGCCGCCCTTCAGGTATTGGATGGCCACCGAAATGGTCTTGTAGTGGCGCAGGTCCAGCGTGAGGTAGGGCAGCAGGTAGTCGTTCCAGATCCACATGGCTTCGAGAATCGCCACCGACACGATGGAGGGCCGCATGATCGGCACCACCACTTGGAAGAAGATGCGCGGCACGGAGGCGCCGTCGATCATCGCGGCCTCCTCCAACTCGACCGGAATGCCCTTGACCACGCCGGTGAAGATGAACACCGCGAGTCCCGCGCCGAAGCCGAGATACACGAAGCACAATCCCCACGGGGTGTTGAGTCCCAGCATGTCGGCGATTTTGGACAGGGTGAACATGACCATCTGGAATGGCACGATCATATTGAACAGGAACAGCACATAGAGCAGCTTGGCGGCCCAATTGTTCACGCGCACGATCCACCACGCGCACATCGAGGTGCACACGAGGATCAGCAGCACCGAACCGACGGTGATCAGCGCGGTCCAACCGAAGCTGGCGAAGAAATCCGTGACCTCGATGCCGCGCACGTAGTTCTCGAAGCCGACGAAGGCCTTGCCCGTGGGGATCGAGAACGCGTTCTTGGAGATATAGGCCTTCTGTTTGAAGGAGTTGATCACCACCAGCACGATGGGGAACACCCACGCCAGTGAGATCACCGTGAACAGCAGGGTCCATAATCCGCCGTGCTTGAGCTTCCTTCCCTCGTTCATCACGCGGTCACCTCCTTGCTTGTCGTGAGCTTGTTCTGGATCAGCGCGACCACGGCCACCAGCACGAAGAACAGCACGGCCTTGGCCTGGCCCACGCCCTCCCAGCCCACGCGGCCGTAGAAGGTGCGGGTGATGTTCATGGCCAGGCCTTCCGACATATTGCTCGGCGCGCCGTTGGTCAACGCGAGGTTCTGGTCGTACAGCTTGAAGCCGTTGGTCACGCACAGGAAGGAGCACACGGTGATGCTCGGCATCATCAGCGGAATGATGATGCGGAACATGGTCTGGGTGCCGGAAGCGCCATCCACGGCGGCCGCCTCGAGCACGTCGGTGGGCAGGGCCTGCAGTCCGGCGATGTAGATGATCATCATGTAGCCGATCTGCTGCCAGC
This window contains:
- a CDS encoding carbohydrate ABC transporter permease — its product is MNEGRKLKHGGLWTLLFTVISLAWVFPIVLVVINSFKQKAYISKNAFSIPTGKAFVGFENYVRGIEVTDFFASFGWTALITVGSVLLILVCTSMCAWWIVRVNNWAAKLLYVLFLFNMIVPFQMVMFTLSKIADMLGLNTPWGLCFVYLGFGAGLAVFIFTGVVKGIPVELEEAAMIDGASVPRIFFQVVVPIMRPSIVSVAILEAMWIWNDYLLPYLTLDLRHYKTISVAIQYLKGGYGSVDMGAMMACLVLAIIPIIIFYLICQKHIVSGVMAGAVKG